From the genome of Candidatus Manganitrophaceae bacterium:
CATTTGAGACACCTGCTACTTCTAAGTTACTGTAGAAGCAGGAGAAGTTTTCATGAGTTCAAAGAAGAAGAGAAGATCTTCGATGAAGAGTGCGAAAGCAGCCGGCCCCTCAAGCAATGGCAGCAGCGAGCCACAGCAGTCTCAAACGCCCTCGCCTGAGGTCCTTGAGAAGCCCACCCGCAGACGTTTCACCGCTGAATACAAAGCTCGCATTGTGCAGCTTGCCGAATCCCTTCCTCATGGTGAACAAGCCGCCCTTCTCCGTAAAGAGGGCCTCTATGCTTCTCACCTTAGAGATTGGCGTAAACTTTATAAAAATGGCGGCATCGACGCTCTCAAAACTCGCAAACGCGGGCCTACGACCAAACCGGATGCTAAGTGGAAGAAGCACTCCGAGCAACTTGAACGAGAGAATGCTCGTCTTCGTCATCGCCTGGACCAGGCTCGTAAGCTCGTATGCACTATATGGTCCCCGTCCATCGGCTCCCTCCACAACGGCCATGATTTTGGTAGCCCTTGACGATTTCCAAATCTCAAGAGGATTCCGCTATGGCCAAACAAAAGAATCACAAATTTTATCGCCGCCTTTTCAAGTCCAAAAAAAAGTGGCGGAGATCCTCGAAGCCGAAGAGAGAGAGAATTGCTCTTGAATTCGCTTGTGGAAAGTCAGGAAGAGTTTGATATCAAGCCTGCATGCCAGCAATTAGAGCTGTCACGGGCAACTTTCTACCGGCGGATCAAGCCGCCTGCGGAGAAATATGGCCCACCAAAGCCGCGACCAAAGCCCGCCCGATCTTTGAGTCCTGACGAACAGCAAGAGGTTTTGGGCCTTTTGCACTCGGATCGGTTCGTTGACCAGGCGCCGG
Proteins encoded in this window:
- a CDS encoding helix-turn-helix domain-containing protein produces the protein MSSKKKRRSSMKSAKAAGPSSNGSSEPQQSQTPSPEVLEKPTRRRFTAEYKARIVQLAESLPHGEQAALLRKEGLYASHLRDWRKLYKNGGIDALKTRKRGPTTKPDAKWKKHSEQLERENARLRHRLDQARKLVCTIWSPSIGSLHNGHDFGSP